One stretch of Nitratiruptor tergarcus DSM 16512 DNA includes these proteins:
- a CDS encoding GGDEF domain-containing protein — MKKEKIAIFFHNKNNEKLLYKYLSDKYDILFDAKLNQDEKIDLIIIDGVCLKKYQHQIEKLKEEEKPVFLPILLVTTKKDIHFNKNEIFQLVNDVIIVPIISIELHMRLYNLLYIRELTLILEKESSIDPLTGVFNRRAMNEMLIAEIEKAKRYKRPLSVIFFDIDHFKKINDTYGHDVGDLVLQKLASIIRNHLRQTDTLARFGGEEFLIVLPEMDLQNTKIVAEKIRKRVETTDFEEVKKITISLGVTQLKEDDTRQELLKRVDEALYQAKNSGRNKVVTVL; from the coding sequence ATGAAAAAAGAGAAAATTGCTATTTTTTTTCATAATAAAAATAATGAAAAATTATTGTATAAATATCTTAGCGACAAATATGACATTCTTTTTGATGCAAAACTAAATCAAGATGAAAAAATTGATCTTATTATCATAGATGGTGTCTGCCTCAAAAAATATCAACATCAAATTGAAAAATTGAAAGAGGAAGAAAAACCTGTCTTTTTACCTATACTTCTTGTAACCACTAAAAAAGATATTCATTTTAATAAAAATGAAATCTTTCAATTAGTAAACGATGTTATTATCGTTCCTATTATCTCTATAGAGTTGCATATGCGACTCTATAATCTTCTTTACATACGAGAACTCACTTTAATTTTAGAAAAAGAATCTTCTATCGACCCTCTTACTGGTGTTTTTAATAGAAGAGCAATGAATGAAATGCTAATTGCAGAAATAGAAAAAGCTAAAAGATATAAAAGGCCATTATCTGTTATATTTTTTGACATCGACCATTTTAAAAAGATAAACGACACATATGGACATGATGTTGGAGATCTTGTTTTACAAAAACTTGCTAGTATTATTCGAAATCATTTAAGGCAAACAGATACTCTAGCAAGATTTGGTGGGGAGGAATTTCTGATAGTCTTACCTGAAATGGATCTGCAAAATACAAAAATAGTCGCTGAAAAAATTAGAAAAAGAGTGGAAACAACAGATTTTGAAGAAGTAAAAAAAATAACAATAAGTCTTGGAGTAACGCAGTTAAAAGAAGATGACACAAGGCAAGAGCTTTTAAAAAGAGTAGATGAGGCCCTATATCAAGCAAAAAACAGTGGTAGAAATAAAGTTGTAACTGTTTTATAA
- a CDS encoding DedA family protein yields the protein MILKFFSYPISLLLAHGYLALFIWSILEGEIGLMLAGWLAHQGKVFTFENIIIVAFIGALIGDTFTFSVGRFFRKRALAWLNAHPQKKDIAQKLIKKYGSLIIIFERFIYGTHIPVMLTLGMSGYSYVKFYIYEVIGVFLWAVTFTSIGFYLGDTAIQIVVLLQKKLLALLVFILFVLWIFKLQKE from the coding sequence TTGATTTTAAAGTTTTTTTCATACCCTATCAGCCTCCTTCTAGCTCACGGCTATCTTGCACTTTTTATCTGGAGCATTTTAGAAGGCGAAATCGGACTCATGCTAGCAGGATGGCTTGCACATCAAGGCAAAGTTTTTACTTTTGAAAATATTATTATAGTTGCATTTATTGGCGCTCTTATAGGAGATACTTTCACTTTTAGTGTTGGAAGATTTTTTAGAAAAAGAGCTTTGGCTTGGCTTAATGCACATCCTCAAAAAAAGGATATTGCGCAGAAACTTATTAAAAAATATGGTTCATTAATTATTATTTTTGAGCGCTTTATCTATGGAACGCATATTCCAGTTATGTTGACATTAGGAATGTCAGGATATAGCTACGTAAAATTTTATATCTACGAAGTTATCGGTGTCTTTCTCTGGGCAGTAACATTTACCTCAATAGGGTTCTATTTAGGTGATACTGCAATCCAAATAGTTGTATTACTACAAAAAAAATTACTAGCTCTACTCGTTTTTATATTGTTTGTTCTATGGATTTTTAAATTGCAAAAAGAATAA
- a CDS encoding Nramp family divalent metal transporter, translated as MLNTTAPAKLSLKERIRKDIEKNRERIKELGPGFITGGAGDDPAGIVTYTLVGATTGFSQLWLLLLSTPMMISIQNMVARIAIVTGKSLPEITTAFYSKKLTIFMIMVLAIANILTIGADLNAIAAILHIVTGYPTIYFLIPVTALIAYLITFGRYKTIKHVLVTLTIILVVYIISAIMAKPPLLQILQNTFIPHIEFSSTWILAALGLLGTTISPYLLFWQASEEKEEKKSVVQADEVSFDTLVGMIWSNLLSYAMIITGAVMLYGQSEAIEDIGTLAVALKPAVGDFAFALFAIGVIISGFLAIPVLAGSTAYAVADTFGWREGMDNKVSDAKGFYFVFVGALVIADLIDMIPDISAVDALYYSQVLDGMLIPILIAITLLIANDKRIMGEYLPSRWGNLFAIFALIVTISLVCITFWQWLQ; from the coding sequence ATGCTAAATACTACTGCCCCAGCAAAACTATCACTCAAAGAGCGCATACGCAAAGATATTGAAAAGAATCGCGAGCGTATAAAAGAGCTTGGCCCAGGATTCATTACCGGCGGAGCTGGCGATGATCCAGCAGGAATTGTTACATATACGTTAGTAGGAGCTACGACTGGATTTAGTCAACTTTGGCTCTTGCTCTTAAGCACTCCTATGATGATCTCCATTCAAAATATGGTGGCACGTATTGCAATAGTCACAGGTAAAAGTCTGCCAGAGATCACAACAGCCTTTTACTCTAAAAAACTGACTATTTTTATGATCATGGTACTTGCTATAGCAAACATTCTCACTATTGGCGCTGATCTCAATGCGATTGCTGCAATATTACACATTGTAACTGGATATCCCACAATATATTTTCTCATACCTGTAACTGCCCTTATCGCTTATCTCATCACTTTTGGGCGATATAAGACAATAAAACATGTATTAGTAACTCTTACAATTATTTTAGTTGTCTATATAATCTCAGCAATAATGGCTAAACCGCCCCTTTTACAAATACTTCAAAATACATTTATACCTCATATAGAATTCTCCTCTACATGGATCTTAGCCGCTCTTGGCCTACTTGGCACTACAATCTCTCCCTATCTGCTTTTTTGGCAGGCTTCAGAAGAGAAAGAGGAGAAAAAAAGTGTGGTACAAGCAGATGAAGTGAGCTTTGATACATTAGTGGGTATGATATGGTCAAATCTTCTGTCTTATGCAATGATTATCACAGGAGCTGTAATGCTCTATGGACAGAGTGAAGCAATTGAGGATATAGGTACATTAGCTGTTGCCCTCAAACCTGCAGTAGGAGATTTTGCCTTTGCTCTTTTTGCCATTGGTGTTATTATCTCAGGCTTTTTAGCTATTCCTGTTCTTGCAGGCTCAACTGCATATGCAGTAGCCGATACCTTTGGATGGAGAGAGGGGATGGATAATAAAGTGAGTGACGCAAAGGGATTCTATTTCGTTTTTGTCGGCGCTTTGGTAATAGCAGATCTTATAGATATGATTCCAGATATTTCTGCAGTCGATGCACTCTATTACTCACAAGTGCTTGATGGTATGCTTATTCCTATACTTATAGCAATTACGCTGCTCATAGCTAATGACAAACGTATTATGGGCGAGTATCTCCCTAGCCGTTGGGGAAATCTATTTGCTATTTTTGCACTTATTGTCACTATTAGTTTAGTATGTATAACGTTTTGGCAATGGTTGCAATAA
- a CDS encoding DUF1566 domain-containing protein → MRIILIFLPLLLFAQMKEIEGKYTYLEALKVCKQKFGKEWRITEIWELFPLRGQTDRFGKDKLYWSGNTLGEARIEKNIRHESEIFVLNKDIPAFAFYLQDGDITPTPKNIKAHVICTNNPKLHQLDKDFKKLSNGLVADYKNSIYWEPFEKRRDKKKLTYEEAQHYCENLKLFGREWRLPSLDELYAIVNYNYVKPAVNKKIFGHMRHKYYVSDDEFGENEVYVVGFAVGSVATAPKSEHFYFRCVSDMEENFFK, encoded by the coding sequence ATGCGAATTATACTTATTTTCCTACCACTGCTACTCTTTGCACAGATGAAAGAAATAGAAGGAAAATATACCTATTTAGAGGCTTTAAAGGTGTGTAAACAAAAGTTTGGAAAAGAGTGGCGTATTACTGAAATCTGGGAGCTTTTTCCTTTACGAGGGCAAACGGATCGGTTTGGAAAAGATAAGCTCTATTGGAGCGGTAATACTTTGGGAGAGGCAAGAATTGAGAAAAATATTCGCCATGAGAGTGAGATATTTGTATTAAATAAAGATATACCAGCATTTGCCTTTTATCTGCAAGATGGAGATATTACGCCAACTCCTAAAAATATCAAAGCGCATGTAATATGTACCAACAATCCAAAATTACATCAACTTGATAAGGATTTCAAAAAACTCTCTAACGGCCTAGTAGCAGATTATAAAAATAGCATCTATTGGGAGCCTTTTGAGAAACGGCGCGATAAAAAGAAGCTCACATACGAAGAAGCACAGCACTATTGTGAAAATCTTAAACTCTTTGGTAGAGAGTGGAGACTCCCAAGTCTTGATGAGCTCTATGCTATTGTAAATTACAACTATGTAAAACCTGCTGTAAATAAAAAAATATTTGGTCACATGCGCCATAAATACTATGTTAGTGATGATGAGTTTGGGGAAAATGAAGTCTATGTGGTAGGATTTGCCGTAGGAAGTGTTGCCACTGCGCCAAAAAGTGAACATTTCTATTTTCGCTGTGTAAGTGATATGGAGGAAAATTTTTTTAAATGA
- the tatB gene encoding Sec-independent protein translocase protein TatB, with translation MFGMGFTEILMIAVVAIIFLGPEKLPQFLIDIAKFFKSIKRAVNDAKVQLEQEVKITELKEEADEYKKKFKSVAEEMGTITAELEEDPLAEVEEIKSVMKEQPKREVVKFKKKIDEDKDKVDV, from the coding sequence ATGTTTGGAATGGGTTTTACCGAAATTTTAATGATTGCTGTTGTTGCTATCATCTTTTTAGGACCAGAAAAACTTCCTCAGTTTCTCATAGATATTGCCAAATTTTTTAAAAGCATCAAACGTGCAGTCAATGATGCCAAAGTACAATTAGAGCAAGAGGTAAAAATTACTGAGTTAAAAGAAGAGGCAGATGAGTACAAGAAGAAATTTAAATCAGTTGCTGAAGAGATGGGAACAATTACTGCTGAGCTTGAAGAAGATCCATTAGCAGAAGTAGAAGAGATTAAAAGTGTGATGAAAGAGCAACCAAAAAGAGAGGTAGTCAAGTTTAAAAAAAAGATAGATGAAGATAAGGATAAAGTAGATGTTTGA
- the tatC gene encoding twin-arginine translocase subunit TatC: MFEELKPHLAELRKRLLISIATIFVMFVISFGFWEHILDWMIMPLKEALPPGSNVIFTKVGEAFFTALKVSFFAALIFSLPVIFWQLWLFIAPGLYEHEKKFVLPFVISATTMFVLGALFAYYVVFPFGFSYLINFGSQLFTALPSIGEYVGFFTKLMFGFGLAFELPVITFFLASLGLVTDESLKSFFKYAIIIIFAVAALLTPPDVLSQLLMAGPLVILYGVSIIIARIINPASKNEEEIEEADEEEA, encoded by the coding sequence ATGTTTGAAGAGCTTAAACCACATTTAGCAGAGCTTCGCAAAAGGCTCCTTATCAGTATAGCTACAATATTTGTGATGTTTGTAATCAGTTTTGGTTTTTGGGAGCATATACTTGATTGGATGATCATGCCTCTTAAAGAGGCACTGCCCCCTGGCAGCAATGTAATTTTCACCAAAGTAGGAGAAGCCTTCTTTACTGCGCTCAAAGTCTCTTTCTTTGCTGCACTCATATTTAGTCTGCCAGTCATCTTTTGGCAACTTTGGCTCTTTATTGCTCCAGGGCTCTATGAGCATGAGAAAAAATTTGTACTTCCATTTGTAATATCTGCTACTACTATGTTCGTACTTGGAGCACTCTTTGCTTACTATGTAGTATTTCCATTTGGTTTTAGCTACCTCATCAATTTTGGCTCACAACTCTTTACAGCTCTTCCAAGTATTGGCGAATATGTAGGATTTTTTACAAAATTGATGTTTGGATTTGGATTAGCGTTTGAGCTTCCAGTTATCACTTTTTTCCTTGCATCTTTGGGGCTTGTTACAGATGAGAGTCTCAAAAGCTTTTTTAAATATGCCATCATTATCATTTTTGCAGTTGCTGCACTGCTCACACCACCTGATGTCTTGAGCCAGCTTCTCATGGCAGGACCGCTTGTTATCCTTTATGGCGTTTCAATCATTATTGCTCGTATCATAAATCCTGCATCAAAAAATGAAGAAGAGATAGAAGAGGCAGATGAAGAGGAAGCTTGA
- the queA gene encoding tRNA preQ1(34) S-adenosylmethionine ribosyltransferase-isomerase QueA, which translates to MKRKLDPTLVSSYDYELPSSAIAKYPANPPDSAKLLVYERETQKITHAIFRDLPQFLPKDVALVFNDTKVIKARIFGKKESGGKIELLLNRPVADKRFSVFIKGRVKKGTKLFFDEELEAQVVELLLDGSRIVIFYKDGKVLTFEELLPILEKIGHVPLPPYIDRADSKEDEIFYQPLFAQKPGAVAAPTASLHFTKELLAKLQKEHPFFSVTLHVGAGTFKPVESEKITEHSMHSEYYEIPPATCAMLDSKQPILAVGTTVTRTIEYYARTKRCFGECDLFLHPKNPPIRVNHLLTNFHLPKSTLIMLVASFIGLEKTLELYEIAIKEKYRFFSYGDAMLII; encoded by the coding sequence ATGAAGAGGAAGCTTGATCCTACACTCGTAAGCAGTTATGATTACGAGCTTCCTTCATCAGCCATTGCCAAATATCCAGCCAATCCACCAGATAGTGCAAAGCTTTTGGTATATGAGAGAGAAACACAAAAAATAACTCATGCTATTTTTCGCGATCTTCCACAATTTTTGCCAAAAGATGTAGCCCTTGTTTTTAACGATACAAAAGTGATTAAAGCCAGAATTTTTGGGAAAAAAGAGAGTGGCGGAAAAATAGAACTCCTTCTCAATCGCCCAGTAGCAGATAAAAGATTTAGTGTCTTTATCAAAGGACGCGTCAAAAAGGGCACAAAGCTGTTTTTTGATGAAGAGCTTGAAGCACAAGTAGTAGAACTCTTACTAGATGGATCTAGAATAGTAATTTTTTATAAAGATGGTAAGGTACTTACATTTGAAGAGTTATTGCCCATTTTAGAAAAAATAGGCCATGTCCCTCTCCCACCCTATATCGATAGAGCTGATTCAAAAGAGGATGAGATTTTCTATCAACCCCTCTTTGCTCAAAAGCCTGGAGCCGTCGCTGCACCAACTGCATCGCTTCATTTTACAAAAGAACTTTTAGCAAAGCTTCAAAAAGAACATCCTTTCTTTTCTGTTACTCTACATGTAGGAGCTGGAACTTTTAAACCTGTTGAGAGTGAAAAAATTACAGAGCATAGTATGCATAGTGAATATTATGAGATTCCCCCTGCTACTTGTGCAATGCTCGACTCCAAACAGCCTATTTTAGCAGTTGGCACTACAGTAACCCGTACAATAGAGTATTATGCTCGTACTAAAAGATGTTTTGGGGAGTGTGATCTTTTTTTACATCCAAAAAATCCCCCCATTCGCGTCAATCATCTCCTGACCAATTTTCATTTGCCAAAATCGACGCTCATCATGCTTGTAGCATCTTTTATTGGGCTGGAAAAGACACTAGAACTCTACGAAATTGCAATAAAAGAGAAGTACCGCTTTTTTAGCTATGGCGATGCAATGCTCATTATCTAA
- a CDS encoding SixA phosphatase family protein has translation MRILLIRHAKALSRQEWDEDDILRPLSEDGIKKAREFFAKLPKIYPIEVIITSKAMRAIQTAKLLQEFYPNSKYFETARLNPGASPLRYEEVIEKFHCYENIALVGHEPDISYAVSHFSGCDMMQIHIKKASVTELVGEESYTLTGLIYPKMLRKLH, from the coding sequence ATGCGTATTCTCCTTATCCGTCATGCAAAAGCATTGAGCCGCCAAGAGTGGGATGAAGATGATATATTACGCCCATTAAGTGAAGATGGAATCAAAAAAGCAAGAGAATTTTTTGCAAAGCTCCCCAAAATCTATCCCATAGAAGTAATTATAACTTCAAAAGCAATGCGCGCCATACAGACTGCCAAACTTCTCCAAGAATTCTATCCAAATAGTAAATATTTTGAAACTGCAAGACTCAATCCAGGAGCATCACCCTTGCGCTATGAAGAGGTAATTGAGAAGTTTCATTGCTATGAGAATATTGCCCTTGTAGGGCATGAGCCTGATATCTCATATGCAGTGTCACACTTTAGTGGATGTGATATGATGCAAATACATATTAAAAAGGCGAGTGTTACAGAACTCGTAGGAGAGGAGTCTTATACTCTTACTGGTCTCATTTATCCAAAAATGTTGAGAAAGTTGCACTAA
- the xth gene encoding exodeoxyribonuclease III, with product MKIATFNVNSINARLELIKRWLTEKNTIDILCFQEIKCEENRFPFKDFEELGYQCAVFGQKAYNGVAICSKFDFEEIQKGFGDPFWDEQKRFMRAKIKGIHICNVYAPHGDLDGEKHIYKLQFFKNLKEYLRQFDLKKEDIIVVGDMNVAREDIDVWDADLLRGTIGFMDDEREAFEDFLHIGLIDLFRECHPDIKQFTWWDYKNAAVWRDEGMRIDYILTSNPVKDKCESIEVDMWPRRRRSPTPSDHAPVVAIFAD from the coding sequence ATGAAAATAGCAACATTTAATGTCAATTCTATCAATGCCAGACTTGAACTCATAAAACGCTGGCTTACAGAAAAAAATACCATAGATATTTTATGTTTTCAAGAGATAAAATGTGAAGAGAATAGATTTCCTTTCAAAGATTTTGAAGAGCTAGGATATCAGTGTGCTGTATTTGGCCAAAAAGCCTACAATGGCGTCGCAATATGCTCCAAATTCGATTTTGAAGAGATACAAAAAGGTTTTGGAGATCCTTTTTGGGATGAGCAAAAACGCTTCATGCGAGCAAAAATTAAAGGTATTCATATTTGCAATGTCTATGCACCCCATGGGGATCTCGATGGTGAAAAGCATATCTATAAACTGCAGTTTTTCAAAAATCTCAAAGAATATCTACGGCAGTTTGATCTAAAAAAAGAGGATATCATAGTAGTTGGTGATATGAATGTTGCAAGAGAGGATATTGATGTATGGGATGCTGATCTACTTCGCGGAACAATTGGCTTTATGGATGATGAGCGAGAAGCTTTTGAGGATTTTTTACATATAGGACTCATTGATCTTTTTAGGGAATGCCATCCAGATATTAAGCAGTTTACATGGTGGGATTATAAGAATGCAGCTGTTTGGAGAGACGAGGGAATGCGTATCGATTATATATTAACTTCAAATCCAGTTAAAGATAAATGTGAATCAATAGAAGTAGATATGTGGCCGAGAAGGCGAAGAAGCCCTACTCCAAGCGATCATGCGCCTGTTGTAGCAATTTTTGCAGATTAA
- a CDS encoding Fur family transcriptional regulator — protein MEKRYVEYTNMLKEKELKSTPQRVAMLGILEQKGHADIEDIYSEIKKEFVSISLATVYKNINTLLEAGIIQEIKVPHKKSKFELKKHKHSHFVCEKCGNVYDVEQPKSIDIELPEGFKPKETSLMLSGICPKCH, from the coding sequence TTGGAAAAGAGATATGTAGAGTATACAAATATGCTCAAAGAAAAAGAGCTTAAATCAACACCGCAGCGTGTAGCGATGCTGGGTATTTTAGAGCAAAAAGGCCATGCGGATATTGAGGATATCTATAGTGAGATAAAAAAAGAGTTTGTCTCTATATCACTAGCTACTGTCTATAAAAATATCAATACACTTCTTGAAGCAGGTATTATTCAAGAGATTAAAGTACCGCATAAAAAGAGTAAATTTGAATTAAAAAAACATAAGCACAGCCACTTTGTCTGCGAAAAGTGTGGTAATGTGTATGATGTTGAGCAGCCAAAATCTATCGATATAGAGCTCCCTGAAGGATTTAAACCAAAAGAGACCTCTTTAATGCTTAGTGGCATCTGTCCAAAGTGTCATTAA
- a CDS encoding ferritin-like domain-containing protein: protein MARKGISILKGIEADEVIALLNKAYADEWLAYYQYFIEAKVVKGIMKDGVVAELEQHAADELRHATMVADRILQLGGEPLLHPKDWFSYANCAYEAPSNPDVLKVLEQAIKGEQCAIDVYSRLAEITQGKDIVTYDIVSQILADEVEHEEDLQALYEDIQEFIDQIKGNIQ from the coding sequence ATGGCACGAAAAGGTATAAGCATCCTCAAAGGGATAGAAGCTGATGAGGTCATAGCACTTTTAAATAAAGCATACGCTGATGAGTGGCTTGCCTACTACCAATACTTTATCGAAGCAAAAGTTGTCAAAGGGATTATGAAAGATGGCGTTGTAGCAGAGCTTGAGCAACATGCAGCAGATGAGTTGAGACATGCCACAATGGTGGCGGATCGCATTTTACAGCTAGGCGGTGAACCACTCTTGCATCCAAAAGATTGGTTTAGTTATGCAAATTGTGCTTACGAAGCTCCATCAAATCCAGATGTGCTCAAAGTACTTGAGCAAGCTATCAAAGGTGAACAGTGCGCTATAGATGTATACAGTCGCTTAGCTGAAATCACACAAGGAAAAGATATAGTTACATATGATATTGTAAGCCAAATTTTAGCAGATGAAGTAGAGCATGAAGAGGATCTGCAAGCTCTCTATGAAGATATACAAGAATTTATCGATCAAATAAAAGGAAATATCCAGTGA
- a CDS encoding sulfurtransferase, with translation MKKLLLFSLAIALFAAEPFISAKWLKQHLNDKNLIILDVSKPSLYKKEHIPGAISAPIELWRKKVEHYALLKDPQELEKVMRSLGIKPDSHVVLYSHRFGKDKLKTSYIAFAMEVMGFSNSSILDGTMEEYRKIGSLTKKIPTHPSSHFKASFHPQFIVDKSIVLTHIGKTRMIDARNPIFYFGAEKQKVLKRAGHIPKATNYFWIFSFHNEKLKDKDTLKAILIDGLGLKPNKDVITYCTGGLETSMNWYILHRLLDFKKARLYDASMKEWANESDTPLTKYLWE, from the coding sequence GTGAAAAAGTTGCTTCTTTTTAGTCTCGCCATTGCACTTTTCGCTGCCGAACCCTTTATTTCGGCCAAGTGGCTAAAACAGCATTTAAACGACAAAAATCTCATCATTCTCGACGTCTCAAAGCCAAGTCTTTATAAAAAAGAGCACATCCCAGGTGCCATCAGTGCTCCTATTGAACTGTGGCGAAAAAAAGTAGAACACTATGCGCTTTTAAAAGATCCTCAAGAGCTTGAAAAAGTGATGCGTTCTCTTGGTATCAAACCAGATAGCCATGTGGTTTTGTATAGCCATAGATTTGGCAAAGACAAACTTAAAACCAGCTATATCGCTTTTGCAATGGAGGTGATGGGATTTTCAAACAGCTCCATCCTCGATGGAACCATGGAAGAGTATAGAAAAATCGGCTCTCTTACTAAAAAGATTCCCACCCATCCCTCTTCACATTTTAAAGCCTCTTTTCATCCGCAATTCATAGTCGATAAATCGATTGTCCTCACTCATATCGGCAAAACGAGAATGATTGATGCGAGAAATCCAATCTTCTATTTTGGGGCAGAAAAACAAAAGGTACTCAAACGCGCTGGTCATATACCAAAAGCAACTAACTATTTTTGGATCTTTAGCTTTCACAATGAAAAGCTTAAAGATAAAGATACTTTAAAAGCAATACTCATTGATGGATTGGGATTAAAACCAAATAAAGATGTAATAACCTATTGCACTGGCGGACTGGAGACAAGTATGAACTGGTATATACTTCATCGTCTCCTTGACTTCAAAAAAGCTAGACTCTATGATGCAAGTATGAAAGAGTGGGCAAATGAGAGTGATACACCTTTGACAAAATATTTATGGGAGTAG
- a CDS encoding ABC1 kinase family protein, with protein MRKSIIVLGASFIKLAQVLATRADFFDEEYLEELKRLHDELPPMEEKEFESVFTQAFKKNPFAYFDKTPIASASIGQVHRAVLKNGKEVAVKLRRFGIEKRIRSDIKILRSINFIFRPLFSEYTKNSIEAVINEFADMIVQEVDLSRELYNLKKFSKTYAHCNILFPTPYEENCSEDALVMSYMDGVRFDDKKALKELGIDFHPILERLINFYAEQMLVVGLFHADPHPGNLLVDKKENLILLDFGMVKRIDNETRIAIIEMIKSAYEKNYDLYITSAKRLGVIAYEAPKAAMAELVENMFEIFSDEHLSAINMQRLAFELLESMRDLPFKLPQEAIYILRASAIIEGLGTTYIENFNGVKDILPILQKNIPRALGYKDSLFEMILEEIKESPYVAKDFKTTIKKASEGNLQVEMSPLQIEWLKKETKEYLRPIVLSFAVMLLAIMLVELGGVWQGVGVILFAAAFLKLLFIS; from the coding sequence ATGAGAAAGAGTATTATTGTATTGGGTGCGAGTTTTATAAAACTTGCACAAGTTTTAGCAACAAGGGCAGATTTTTTTGATGAAGAGTATCTCGAAGAGCTTAAAAGACTTCACGATGAGTTACCTCCCATGGAGGAGAAAGAGTTTGAATCTGTTTTTACACAAGCGTTTAAGAAAAATCCTTTTGCTTATTTTGATAAAACTCCAATCGCAAGTGCCTCAATTGGGCAAGTGCATAGAGCGGTACTGAAAAATGGAAAAGAGGTAGCTGTAAAGCTGCGCCGTTTTGGCATAGAAAAACGCATTAGAAGTGATATTAAAATTCTTCGCTCTATTAATTTTATTTTTCGACCACTTTTTAGTGAATATACCAAAAACTCCATTGAGGCTGTTATCAATGAGTTTGCAGATATGATTGTCCAAGAAGTAGATCTCTCACGAGAGCTTTATAATTTAAAAAAATTTTCAAAAACATACGCTCACTGTAATATTCTTTTTCCAACACCTTATGAGGAGAATTGCAGCGAAGATGCTTTAGTTATGAGCTATATGGATGGAGTACGCTTTGATGATAAAAAAGCACTAAAAGAGCTTGGTATCGATTTTCATCCCATTTTGGAGCGCCTTATCAATTTTTATGCAGAGCAGATGCTCGTTGTAGGTCTCTTTCATGCTGATCCTCATCCTGGCAATCTCCTTGTTGATAAAAAAGAGAATCTTATTCTGCTCGATTTTGGTATGGTCAAACGCATAGATAATGAGACGCGTATAGCCATAATTGAGATGATAAAGTCAGCCTATGAAAAAAATTATGATCTCTATATTACTAGTGCCAAGAGGCTAGGGGTTATTGCTTATGAGGCTCCAAAAGCTGCAATGGCAGAGCTTGTTGAGAATATGTTTGAGATTTTTAGTGATGAGCATTTGAGTGCAATTAATATGCAGCGTCTAGCCTTTGAGCTTTTAGAATCGATGCGAGATCTTCCGTTTAAGTTGCCTCAAGAGGCTATTTATATTTTGCGTGCTAGCGCAATTATAGAAGGACTTGGTACTACTTATATCGAGAACTTCAATGGCGTAAAAGATATCTTACCAATTTTGCAAAAAAATATCCCAAGGGCTCTTGGATATAAAGATTCACTTTTTGAGATGATACTTGAAGAGATTAAAGAGAGTCCCTATGTGGCGAAGGATTTTAAAACTACTATCAAGAAGGCTAGTGAAGGAAATTTACAAGTTGAAATGTCGCCATTGCAAATTGAGTGGCTCAAAAAAGAGACAAAAGAGTATCTGCGCCCTATAGTGCTGAGTTTTGCAGTGATGCTGTTGGCGATTATGCTGGTGGAACTAGGAGGAGTATGGCAAGGCGTAGGCGTTATTTTGTTTGCCGCCGCCTTTTTAAAACTCCTCTTTATATCATAG